In the genome of Leptospira dzoumogneensis, one region contains:
- a CDS encoding heme-binding domain-containing protein — MRKIWIRLGIGLLVIFLALQLIPVQPPLGKNANEIKTEERVKKIFRKSCYDCHSDLVQWPWYSKVFPVSLYISHHVEEGREELNFSEWESLKPEKKADLAEEILEEVEEGHMPPKDYIFLHSNSKLDQEEIEILKDWLQTFAENQ, encoded by the coding sequence ATGAGAAAAATTTGGATTCGTCTCGGAATTGGACTGTTAGTCATATTCCTTGCTCTTCAGTTAATCCCCGTCCAACCTCCGTTGGGAAAGAATGCTAATGAAATCAAAACGGAAGAACGCGTCAAAAAGATTTTTCGAAAGTCTTGTTATGACTGCCATTCTGATTTAGTTCAATGGCCCTGGTATTCCAAGGTTTTTCCGGTTTCTTTATATATCTCCCATCATGTAGAAGAAGGCAGGGAAGAATTAAATTTTTCCGAATGGGAAAGTTTAAAACCGGAAAAAAAGGCGGATCTTGCGGAAGAAATCTTAGAAGAAGTGGAAGAAGGTCATATGCCTCCCAAGGATTATATTTTCTTACATTCTAATTCTAAACTGGATCAGGAAGAAATAGAGATCCTAAAAGACTGGCTCCAAACTTTTGCGGAAAATCAATAA
- the argH gene encoding argininosuccinate lyase yields MNTPEDKSEKLWGGRFKEKASSIMERIGESISFDQKLYKEDLEGSRAHARMLERIGILNYPELKELLDGLDQVEEEIGSGNFKFSRELEDIHMHVESRLTELKGEVGKKLHTARSRNDQVAQDTRLYVRNRIQEILIRLDSLRGALYEQASKNIDTIIPGYTHLQVAQPIRASHFLLAYFWMFTRDLEFFEFAKKTANILVLGSGAMAGVNYQNDREFLASELKVDSISPNSMDGVSNRDHLLQFLFAAVQTMSHASRFCEDIVLYSSQEFGLVKLPDSLTTGSSIMPQKKNPDIAELIRGKSARVAGNLNHLIGLLKGLPLTYNRDLQEDKLAVFDAVETVLLSLEGLEAMVSEMQFRPERGERSLKEGFATATDLADFLVGEKKVPFRTAHELVGRLVSECVERKENLFTISEDIRKGISPYFIGEEYSKAVSLELSTDKKSSYGGTSRTRQLEQLELAKQSIKSIQRNTK; encoded by the coding sequence ATGAACACACCTGAGGACAAGAGCGAAAAACTTTGGGGGGGAAGATTTAAAGAAAAAGCTTCTTCCATCATGGAAAGGATCGGAGAATCCATTTCCTTCGACCAAAAATTGTACAAAGAAGATCTAGAAGGAAGCAGGGCTCACGCACGGATGCTGGAAAGGATCGGCATCCTAAACTATCCGGAATTAAAAGAACTACTAGATGGATTAGACCAAGTAGAAGAAGAAATAGGATCCGGAAATTTCAAATTTAGTAGAGAGCTGGAAGATATTCATATGCATGTGGAATCCAGACTTACTGAACTGAAAGGAGAAGTCGGGAAAAAATTACATACTGCCAGATCCAGAAACGACCAAGTCGCCCAAGATACGAGGCTCTATGTAAGAAATCGAATCCAAGAAATTCTAATCCGGCTCGATTCCTTGAGAGGCGCTCTATACGAACAGGCCTCTAAAAATATAGATACGATCATTCCAGGTTATACTCATTTACAAGTTGCGCAACCGATCCGTGCTTCTCATTTTTTATTGGCCTATTTTTGGATGTTCACTCGAGACTTGGAGTTTTTTGAATTTGCAAAGAAGACTGCAAACATTCTGGTCCTCGGTTCCGGTGCAATGGCTGGAGTGAATTACCAAAACGACAGAGAGTTTTTGGCTTCTGAGTTAAAAGTGGATTCAATCTCTCCGAATAGTATGGATGGTGTTTCTAATAGAGATCATCTTTTGCAGTTCTTATTTGCCGCAGTCCAAACAATGTCCCATGCGTCTCGTTTTTGTGAGGATATCGTTCTATATTCTTCCCAGGAATTCGGTTTGGTAAAATTGCCGGATTCACTCACCACCGGATCTTCTATCATGCCCCAAAAAAAGAATCCGGATATTGCGGAGCTCATCCGCGGAAAATCAGCTAGGGTGGCGGGTAACTTAAATCATCTCATCGGGCTTTTAAAGGGATTGCCTCTTACCTACAATCGTGATTTACAAGAAGACAAGTTAGCCGTTTTTGATGCTGTGGAAACCGTCCTATTGAGCCTGGAAGGTTTAGAAGCCATGGTTTCCGAAATGCAATTCAGACCGGAAAGGGGAGAAAGATCCTTGAAGGAAGGATTTGCAACAGCAACAGACCTGGCAGACTTCCTGGTTGGAGAGAAAAAAGTCCCATTCAGAACGGCTCATGAACTGGTAGGAAGACTTGTCTCCGAATGTGTGGAAAGAAAAGAGAATTTATTCACAATTTCAGAAGATATCAGAAAAGGAATTTCCCCATATTTTATCGGAGAAGAATATTCCAAGGCGGTAAGTCTGGAACTTTCTACGGATAAAAAATCCAGTTATGGCGGAACTTCCAGAACTAGACAGTTAGAACAATTGGAACTCGCGAAACAATCTATCAAATCAATCCAAAGGAATACGAAATGA
- a CDS encoding peptidylprolyl isomerase — MNYKNIKSNLAWFTILLFSFACKANPYAEQRYVPEAYSPVDVVVRKEEKPRVVLPEKPAIYALIETTQGNMLFELYDKDASKTVQNFIDLAQGEKEFTLRNGQPQKRPFYDGLTFHRVIEGFMIQGGCPYGDGSGTPGYRFADEINAASLGLDQVKVGQSQYYTGYLYRYIGGELGIRSQREADERREELESNLEKAKNLSVMEILYRLGYRYNNVVKSKKAIKGALAMANAGPNTNGSQFFINQVDTPHLDGLHTVFGQIIQGADVVDKIIASGNGKTTIRKLSIYDKRAK; from the coding sequence ATGAATTATAAGAATATAAAATCGAATTTAGCATGGTTTACGATTTTATTATTTTCCTTTGCCTGTAAGGCAAATCCGTATGCGGAACAAAGATATGTTCCGGAAGCATATAGCCCGGTCGACGTTGTAGTTAGAAAGGAAGAAAAACCTCGCGTTGTTCTTCCCGAAAAACCTGCAATCTATGCTCTGATAGAGACCACCCAAGGAAACATGCTTTTCGAATTGTACGATAAGGATGCTTCTAAAACGGTCCAAAATTTTATAGATCTCGCGCAAGGAGAGAAGGAATTCACACTTCGTAACGGCCAACCCCAAAAAAGGCCATTCTATGATGGATTAACATTTCATAGAGTGATCGAAGGTTTTATGATCCAAGGTGGATGTCCTTATGGAGACGGATCCGGAACTCCAGGATACAGATTTGCGGACGAGATCAATGCTGCAAGTTTAGGTCTAGACCAAGTTAAAGTAGGCCAGTCCCAATATTACACAGGTTATTTATACAGATATATCGGTGGAGAACTTGGAATTCGCAGCCAAAGAGAAGCCGACGAAAGAAGAGAAGAGTTGGAAAGTAATTTGGAGAAGGCCAAAAATCTTTCCGTTATGGAAATCCTCTACAGATTAGGGTATCGTTATAATAATGTAGTTAAAAGTAAGAAGGCGATCAAAGGTGCTCTTGCGATGGCAAATGCAGGACCGAATACAAACGGGTCTCAATTCTTCATTAACCAAGTAGACACCCCTCATTTGGACGGGTTACATACTGTTTTCGGACAGATCATCCAAGGTGCTGATGTAGTAGATAAAATAATCGCTTCCGGAAACGGTAAAACTACCATTCGCAAATTGTCCATCTACGATAAGAGGGCAAAATAA
- the fliM gene encoding flagellar motor switch protein FliM, protein MTEILSQDEIDALLNAISSGEVAEDEYSSVGEQKKVKIYDFKRPDKFSKDQIRTLQMMHETFARLATTGLSAQLRALVHVHVAAVDQLTYEEFIRSIPNPTTLAVINMDPLRGSAILEIDPSISFTIIDRLFGGKGETAKISRELSEIEMSVMEGIIVRILGNMREAWSTVIDLRPRLGNIETNPQFAQVVPPNDMVVLINLETKIGEVEGLTNLCIPYITIEPIINKLSAQYWYSSIRKGELDENRAIIQERLDQVQIPVIAEVGSVDISILDFMNLTVGDVVKLENTTTRSDMLVKVGERKKFKCLPGRVGNRLAIQIGDRVEDIPDELLGSTRSEQEY, encoded by the coding sequence ATGACCGAGATATTATCCCAAGACGAGATAGACGCATTATTAAACGCGATCTCCAGCGGAGAGGTGGCGGAGGATGAGTATTCTTCCGTAGGGGAACAGAAGAAGGTCAAAATTTACGACTTCAAACGTCCTGATAAATTTTCTAAAGACCAGATCCGTACTCTACAGATGATGCACGAGACATTTGCTCGTTTGGCGACAACCGGGCTTTCCGCTCAGTTACGAGCTTTAGTCCACGTTCACGTTGCCGCTGTGGATCAGTTGACTTACGAAGAATTCATTCGTTCCATTCCGAACCCGACCACACTCGCTGTGATCAATATGGACCCGCTTAGGGGTTCCGCAATTTTAGAAATAGATCCTTCTATTTCATTTACGATCATTGACCGTCTATTCGGCGGTAAGGGAGAGACTGCAAAGATCTCTCGAGAACTTTCCGAGATAGAGATGAGCGTAATGGAAGGGATTATCGTTCGTATCTTAGGGAATATGAGGGAGGCCTGGTCGACTGTGATCGATCTTAGACCCCGTTTGGGAAACATCGAAACAAACCCTCAGTTCGCTCAGGTTGTACCTCCGAATGACATGGTGGTATTGATCAACTTAGAGACCAAGATCGGAGAGGTAGAGGGTCTAACCAACCTTTGTATTCCGTATATCACGATAGAGCCGATCATTAATAAACTTTCCGCTCAGTATTGGTATTCCTCCATTCGTAAGGGTGAGTTGGACGAGAACAGAGCTATTATCCAAGAACGTTTGGATCAGGTGCAAATCCCTGTGATCGCGGAAGTAGGTTCGGTAGATATTTCCATTTTGGACTTTATGAATCTAACTGTGGGCGATGTCGTAAAATTAGAGAACACAACTACTAGATCCGATATGCTCGTAAAAGTAGGAGAAAGGAAGAAGTTCAAATGTCTTCCTGGACGCGTTGGAAATAGACTCGCTATCCAGATAGGAGATAGGGTAGAAGATATTCCGGACGAATTACTTGGTTCTACTAGATCAGAACAAGAATATTGA
- a CDS encoding ferredoxin: MSKIAYVDKDNCTSCNQCADNLPKYFQMDDNDTSETHIGGESVNQAQIPEEDWKTVQKEMDECPGECIHWRK; encoded by the coding sequence ATGAGCAAAATAGCCTATGTGGATAAGGACAACTGTACTTCTTGCAACCAGTGTGCAGACAATCTACCTAAGTACTTTCAAATGGACGATAATGATACTTCCGAAACTCATATCGGAGGAGAGAGTGTAAACCAAGCTCAGATCCCTGAGGAAGATTGGAAAACAGTTCAGAAAGAAATGGATGAATGTCCCGGTGAATGTATTCACTGGAGAAAGTAA
- the lsa33 gene encoding surface adhesin Lsa33, translating to MKRIAITFFLALSIVFVDCKKAKEDLQGGVITFTKGTVKIFDKAGKEKAVSLDTFLLPEDKIETGKDSYADLQLTEGLLVRIKENTSLTLKKIFIDSANGETFADLGLTKGKIFTKVGGKLSKTSKFIVSTPTVVASVRGTEFIVEESGKGTSTRVSDGSVEVADADNPESQAIADAGENVSSNGDTFKEQPLTEDEAQELKDDSATIQSITEEQRARIQEILKDFQENKARILQGLEEQKQRNRELIEGAKEENRKLLEEAKSAGKEEKEAIQKAGKEEKEKVKSSMDDAKKELENQRKSLKDQAAPK from the coding sequence ATGAAACGGATTGCCATAACCTTCTTTCTGGCCCTAAGCATTGTATTTGTAGATTGTAAGAAAGCCAAAGAAGATCTCCAAGGTGGAGTGATCACATTTACCAAGGGAACTGTAAAAATTTTCGATAAGGCCGGAAAAGAAAAAGCGGTATCTCTTGATACTTTCCTTTTACCGGAAGATAAGATAGAGACTGGAAAGGATTCTTATGCGGACCTTCAGTTGACCGAGGGACTTCTTGTTAGGATCAAAGAAAACACGAGTCTCACTTTGAAGAAAATTTTTATAGATTCCGCAAATGGAGAAACCTTCGCGGATCTGGGTCTGACAAAGGGGAAAATTTTCACCAAGGTTGGGGGCAAACTCAGCAAAACTTCCAAGTTCATCGTTTCAACTCCGACAGTCGTGGCTTCCGTTCGAGGAACAGAGTTCATAGTAGAAGAATCCGGTAAAGGAACAAGCACCAGAGTTTCAGACGGTTCGGTCGAAGTAGCAGATGCGGATAATCCTGAAAGCCAGGCGATTGCGGACGCAGGGGAGAATGTTAGTTCTAACGGAGATACATTCAAAGAACAACCTTTAACAGAGGATGAAGCCCAAGAATTAAAAGATGATTCCGCTACCATCCAATCCATTACGGAAGAACAAAGAGCTCGTATCCAAGAGATCCTAAAAGATTTCCAAGAGAATAAGGCGAGAATTCTCCAAGGATTAGAAGAGCAAAAACAAAGAAATAGAGAATTGATCGAAGGTGCTAAAGAAGAGAACCGTAAACTTCTAGAAGAAGCTAAGAGTGCCGGAAAAGAGGAAAAAGAAGCCATCCAAAAGGCAGGCAAAGAAGAGAAAGAAAAAGTAAAATCTTCTATGGACGATGCCAAGAAAGAATTGGAAAACCAGCGTAAGTCTTTAAAGGACCAGGCGGCTCCTAAATAA
- a CDS encoding lipid-A-disaccharide synthase N-terminal domain-containing protein: protein MDPISLLGFIACTLTTLAFLPQLIKVILEKRTRDISRNMYLVLSVGVFFWLCYGVLKNDFPIILANAFTLIFTTTILWYKLRSKEEV, encoded by the coding sequence ATAGATCCGATTTCTTTACTTGGATTTATCGCTTGCACTTTGACTACTCTGGCATTTCTTCCCCAGCTCATCAAAGTGATCCTGGAAAAAAGGACCAGGGATATTTCCAGGAACATGTATCTTGTTCTTTCAGTGGGAGTATTTTTCTGGCTTTGTTACGGGGTATTAAAGAATGATTTTCCGATCATTCTCGCAAATGCATTCACCTTAATTTTCACCACCACAATTCTTTGGTACAAACTTCGTTCCAAAGAAGAAGTATAA
- the queF gene encoding preQ(1) synthase — MSNQQESIGISAYEGRQDHIPSLKLPEIESFANVYEGKDYTIDFTIPEFTAVCPKTGLPDFGVIEISYIPKAKCIELKSLKEYILAYRNLGIFHENVVNHILEDLVQSVDPKYIKVKGDYNLRGGIKTIVTREYTSK, encoded by the coding sequence ATGAGTAATCAACAAGAGTCGATCGGAATTTCCGCTTATGAGGGAAGACAGGACCATATCCCCAGCCTAAAACTTCCCGAGATAGAATCTTTCGCCAATGTGTACGAAGGTAAGGATTACACAATCGATTTTACCATTCCGGAATTCACCGCGGTTTGCCCAAAGACCGGACTGCCGGATTTTGGAGTGATAGAGATCAGTTATATACCAAAGGCAAAATGTATAGAATTAAAATCCCTGAAAGAGTACATTCTCGCCTACAGAAACCTGGGCATCTTTCATGAGAATGTGGTAAATCATATCTTAGAAGATCTGGTCCAATCTGTGGATCCAAAATATATCAAGGTCAAGGGCGATTATAATCTAAGAGGCGGGATCAAAACGATAGTCACAAGAGAGTACACAAGCAAATGA
- the guaA gene encoding glutamine-hydrolyzing GMP synthase, whose translation MKHQNVIGIVDFGGQYAHLIASRIRRLGAYSEILGNDEPIETYSKLSGIILSGGPESVYEPDSPSLPVEVLQLGIPVLGICYGHQLMMKLLGGEVKKAGIAEYGRAALDFIDTSKTQLLKGFQGGEVAWMSHGDEVTRLPAGFTRTASSQDCEYAVVENPTQKWFGIQLHPEVTHTEKGSVLLENFVKISGAEGTWNLKQFLDLKEEELHSIVPADKKIFLLVSGGVDSTVSYLLLSRALGKDRVKGVLIDTGFMRKDEVASLQEKLSPQGIQLHVHDASELFYSALKGKKDPEEKRKIVGNLFLQAQADCAKSLGLNADEWLLGQGTIYPDTIESGGTKHSHTIKTHHNRVEAIQKLMEEGKVVEPIKDLYKDEVRELGNYLGLPKEWTGRHPFPGPGLVVRMIAQEKPVEGSVQKKLDELVGSDNSLQAKLLPVASVGVKGDQRSYAHCAAISGDKTWDELDKISTAITNQISSVNRVVLFLGKSGSFSKANFKFQSIDLDKKDSDILREADAAVEKVLQKRKIYDQIWQMPVVLLPLGSESGKRSIVLRPVDSQEAMTASFFRLEKDVLEELVSEVLKVPGIEYLFFDLTNKPPGTIEWE comes from the coding sequence ATGAAGCACCAAAATGTAATTGGGATCGTGGATTTTGGAGGGCAGTACGCCCATTTGATCGCGTCCAGAATTCGTCGTTTAGGGGCTTATTCCGAAATTTTAGGGAACGACGAACCTATTGAAACATATTCCAAACTTTCAGGGATCATCCTATCCGGGGGACCTGAAAGTGTATACGAACCGGATTCTCCTTCCTTGCCGGTCGAAGTCTTACAACTAGGAATTCCAGTTTTAGGGATCTGCTACGGCCACCAACTCATGATGAAACTTTTAGGTGGAGAAGTTAAAAAAGCGGGAATAGCGGAATACGGAAGAGCTGCTTTAGATTTTATTGATACATCCAAAACACAACTACTCAAAGGTTTCCAAGGCGGAGAAGTCGCCTGGATGAGCCATGGAGACGAGGTGACTCGTTTGCCGGCAGGCTTTACTCGAACTGCATCCAGCCAAGACTGCGAATACGCAGTGGTTGAAAATCCAACCCAGAAATGGTTCGGGATACAACTCCATCCGGAAGTAACCCATACGGAAAAAGGTTCCGTACTTCTAGAAAACTTCGTAAAAATTTCAGGGGCAGAAGGCACCTGGAATCTAAAACAATTCTTAGATCTAAAAGAAGAAGAGTTACATTCTATAGTTCCTGCAGACAAAAAGATTTTTTTACTCGTGTCCGGAGGAGTGGATTCCACTGTTTCGTACCTTCTTCTTTCCAGAGCTTTAGGAAAAGACAGAGTGAAGGGTGTTCTGATAGATACCGGATTTATGAGAAAGGACGAGGTTGCAAGTCTTCAGGAAAAACTTTCTCCACAAGGCATCCAGTTGCATGTCCACGACGCTTCCGAACTTTTTTATTCCGCTCTAAAAGGTAAAAAAGATCCGGAAGAAAAACGTAAAATTGTAGGAAATTTATTCTTACAAGCACAGGCAGACTGTGCGAAAAGTTTAGGACTGAATGCGGACGAATGGTTACTCGGACAAGGAACCATCTATCCGGACACCATAGAAAGCGGCGGAACTAAACATTCTCATACGATCAAGACACATCATAATAGGGTAGAAGCCATCCAAAAATTAATGGAAGAAGGTAAGGTAGTAGAACCGATCAAAGACCTTTACAAAGACGAGGTCCGAGAACTTGGAAACTATTTGGGACTTCCTAAAGAATGGACGGGAAGACATCCTTTCCCGGGACCTGGGCTTGTGGTCCGAATGATCGCACAAGAAAAACCTGTCGAAGGATCCGTTCAGAAAAAGCTGGATGAGCTAGTAGGTTCAGACAATTCACTTCAAGCAAAACTTCTTCCTGTGGCTTCCGTGGGAGTAAAAGGGGACCAGAGATCTTACGCACATTGTGCTGCGATTTCTGGAGATAAGACCTGGGACGAGCTGGATAAAATTTCAACAGCGATCACAAACCAAATCTCTTCCGTAAACCGAGTCGTTCTATTTTTAGGAAAGTCCGGATCCTTCTCCAAAGCAAACTTCAAATTCCAGTCGATCGACTTGGACAAAAAAGATTCCGATATTTTGAGAGAGGCTGACGCTGCAGTCGAAAAGGTTCTCCAAAAAAGAAAGATCTACGATCAAATTTGGCAAATGCCTGTGGTACTTCTTCCTTTGGGATCTGAATCCGGAAAAAGAAGTATCGTTCTTAGACCGGTGGATTCTCAAGAAGCGATGACTGCTAGTTTTTTTCGATTGGAAAAAGATGTTTTGGAGGAACTCGTTTCTGAAGTTTTGAAAGTTCCCGGGATAGAGTATCTGTTTTTCGATCTCACTAACAAACCGCCAGGCACGATCGAGTGGGAATAA
- a CDS encoding DUF4505 family protein: MRIYFYRIDASGRLFHEDSELTDKKFLDFFFTHLEKNRTDKYPECAYISPCGKEMNFVRTEHYPLLFKHRIGDKLYYGGEKGIQFQPENLKFDPFGNLLHPFQKEIWGRVSTEILVDPELEWRENPENWDLIWNGKNFLIPKLRSDLSD; encoded by the coding sequence TTGAGGATCTATTTCTATCGAATTGACGCAAGCGGCAGACTTTTCCACGAGGATTCCGAGCTGACGGACAAAAAGTTTCTAGACTTCTTTTTCACTCATCTAGAAAAAAACCGGACAGACAAATATCCTGAATGCGCCTATATCTCTCCCTGCGGAAAAGAAATGAATTTTGTGAGAACGGAACATTACCCGCTGCTCTTCAAACATAGGATTGGAGATAAACTTTATTACGGAGGAGAAAAAGGGATCCAATTCCAGCCGGAAAATTTAAAATTCGATCCTTTTGGAAATCTACTCCACCCTTTCCAAAAAGAGATCTGGGGAAGAGTTTCCACGGAAATATTAGTAGATCCTGAGTTAGAATGGAGAGAAAATCCTGAAAATTGGGATCTGATCTGGAATGGGAAAAATTTCCTGATCCCAAAACTCAGGTCCGATCTTTCAGATTAG
- a CDS encoding O-antigen ligase family protein — translation MKDTFFSRISETSGKISFYSLLLFLAAFPLSVSASQILAGLSIFCFIFSPKENFQKVKNYLLPWGFILGAYSLVFISSLYHWVEYSNFWKTFARQSEAGDFWLSILFPIAAVHSSEEKNRNLIYKYLWISFILVLISGIASVFSEYRLGKYISNGFTPAPGDRRQHPAGPLFGLETYLPIGLMNTHLTYGGLISFYIPGLALLVLQKIKKKDLKLAAVFSILLLFAFWVFLLNQSKSAWLGVLAVTVYFILSKWKDFSGKFPRITMARASIVIAVLIVLGVTIRFFYQRNWLLQRTLAQLTEIQTPENQRYWIYKLSLPLLTENPILGTGGGRFKEASSEVSKSFIEKNEQLWYELFITPNKHAHNDILEFAIVGGWFSGILWIGFFYLLFRKIAGSSLEEGNFPLIGVGFIWVAGFFQCYLLDDEVALPFFALAGLLWGREKETSSKSYSAPTIFLSITLLLNVSFWIWRLSIPPELAYGRQVFASSPALAKKIERSILPFRNQIEERKKRISDSIRVSAADAGSEFSVEGCLTHRYPNPAKLREEEYSFGIYISTEWKNPPHKIGVTVFSEESFDEDKLYWSHRKYDLGTKEIDLKPGWNSFIWKETMGLSKITIFPDIVYFRSFKIRYGGFDREKQMDLPVLDLGDLCDFKLN, via the coding sequence GTGAAAGATACCTTCTTTTCTAGGATTTCCGAGACCTCCGGAAAGATCTCCTTTTATTCCTTATTATTATTTTTAGCAGCGTTTCCACTTTCCGTTTCCGCGTCTCAAATCTTGGCGGGCCTAAGCATTTTCTGTTTTATATTCTCCCCAAAGGAGAATTTCCAAAAGGTCAAAAATTATCTTCTGCCCTGGGGATTTATTTTAGGAGCGTACTCTCTTGTATTCATTTCATCTTTGTATCATTGGGTAGAATATTCCAATTTCTGGAAAACATTTGCAAGACAGTCGGAAGCAGGAGATTTCTGGCTCTCGATCTTATTTCCGATCGCCGCCGTACATTCTTCAGAAGAAAAAAATAGAAATCTGATCTATAAATATCTTTGGATCTCTTTTATTCTAGTTTTGATCTCAGGCATCGCATCCGTTTTCAGCGAATATAGACTTGGAAAATATATCTCCAACGGTTTTACTCCGGCTCCAGGAGATAGAAGACAACATCCTGCAGGGCCACTTTTCGGCTTAGAAACTTATCTTCCGATCGGGTTAATGAACACTCATTTGACCTATGGTGGATTAATTTCTTTTTATATTCCGGGACTTGCACTTCTTGTTTTACAAAAGATAAAGAAGAAGGATCTAAAACTCGCAGCGGTTTTTAGCATTCTACTTTTATTTGCATTCTGGGTATTTTTACTCAACCAAAGCAAGTCCGCATGGCTTGGAGTTCTTGCAGTAACAGTTTATTTTATTCTGAGCAAATGGAAAGATTTCTCCGGTAAATTTCCTAGGATTACTATGGCGCGAGCCTCAATTGTAATCGCAGTTTTGATCGTACTCGGAGTGACTATTCGATTCTTCTACCAAAGGAATTGGTTATTACAGAGAACACTCGCCCAACTCACAGAGATACAAACACCCGAAAACCAAAGATATTGGATCTATAAACTCAGCCTTCCTCTACTTACAGAAAATCCAATTTTGGGAACAGGAGGAGGAAGATTCAAAGAAGCAAGTTCGGAGGTTTCTAAATCATTTATAGAAAAGAATGAACAACTTTGGTATGAGTTATTCATTACTCCGAATAAACATGCACATAATGATATTTTAGAATTTGCGATCGTAGGAGGATGGTTTTCCGGAATTCTATGGATCGGATTCTTCTACCTTTTATTTAGAAAAATCGCAGGTTCCAGTTTGGAAGAAGGGAACTTTCCCTTAATAGGAGTTGGATTTATCTGGGTGGCCGGATTTTTCCAATGTTATCTTTTGGATGATGAGGTTGCGCTTCCATTCTTCGCTTTGGCCGGACTTTTATGGGGAAGGGAAAAGGAAACTTCTTCTAAATCCTATTCTGCTCCTACTATCTTCTTAAGCATTACCTTACTTTTGAACGTATCCTTTTGGATTTGGAGACTTTCTATCCCTCCGGAACTTGCGTATGGAAGACAGGTTTTTGCCTCTTCTCCTGCTCTTGCTAAAAAAATAGAAAGGAGTATCCTTCCTTTCAGGAATCAAATCGAGGAAAGAAAAAAAAGAATTTCAGATAGTATACGAGTCTCCGCGGCAGATGCAGGATCTGAATTTTCAGTCGAAGGTTGTCTCACTCATAGATATCCAAATCCTGCAAAACTAAGAGAAGAAGAATATTCTTTCGGGATCTATATTTCTACTGAATGGAAAAATCCGCCGCACAAGATTGGCGTTACGGTTTTTTCGGAAGAATCTTTTGATGAGGACAAACTCTATTGGTCTCATAGAAAATATGATTTAGGAACTAAAGAAATAGATCTGAAACCCGGTTGGAATTCCTTCATTTGGAAAGAAACCATGGGACTTTCTAAAATTACGATCTTTCCGGATATCGTATATTTTAGGAGTTTTAAGATCCGTTATGGAGGTTTTGATCGGGAGAAGCAGATGGATCTGCCGGTCTTAGACTTAGGAGATCTCTGCGATTTTAAATTGAATTAA